The following are from one region of the Streptomyces decoyicus genome:
- a CDS encoding ABC transporter permease, which produces MLRTALRNVLAHKARLMMTALAVLLGVAFVAGTLIFSDTIGEAIKKASTKNLKDVAVSVQAVSDDNAPPTGKDGKRTTLLDDKLVNTVRALPGVQSVRRNVAGTATLAGPDGIPIGNGWQNIATNFQPDKDGYDERYPLMAGRGPAAANEIALDEATAKAAGHKVGDSVRFATDGPVLTKKLVGIVTTEDPQVTAGGSLALFDTATAQKLYLHPGQFDELVVGAAPGTDQQALTGKVREVLPKDRAEATSGTELAAEQSRMITEQNKSLSQTLLVFAGIALFVGIFIIANTFTMLISQRSREIALLRAVGASRRQVVRSVLAEAGLLGLVSSVIGLGLGAAIAVGLRAVLDANGAGFPDGPVIISPTAVLSSLGVGVVVTVLAAWLPSRKAAKIAPVEALNTVEAPPALRSLVIRNSLGAVVTGLGIAVMLYVTTLKSSDDLPVAMAGSLLTLTGVIILAPLLSRPLVSLAGVVTTRLFGIGGKLAKENALRNPRRTAATASALMIGLTLITGMTVVGNSAQQAMDKMTANGLKADYKIATSTYVGLDTKLSQKVADIPGVEAMAPLRNSGVETGDSSLNLVGTDLAAIGKVAQLDFTSGSLTASGGDGIAVSRTAAKEHGWQTGDTFDATFFDKKKAKLKIAGIYADNPVVGEAIGATSLVDPHMTELKNDELLVKAADGPAEELERQIRHALGDSPLLKVQDHADLRKENAGQIETVLYIVYGLLGMAVIIAVVGVVNTLAMSVFERTREIGMLRAIGLARSGIKQMVRLESVVISLFGAVLGIGVGVFLSWAGGNLVSQGLPTYELLLPWGRLGLFLLIALVVGVLAALWPARRAARLNVLEAIGAQ; this is translated from the coding sequence ATGCTGCGTACTGCCCTGCGCAATGTCCTTGCGCACAAAGCCCGATTGATGATGACCGCGCTCGCGGTACTGCTCGGCGTCGCCTTCGTCGCCGGCACCCTCATCTTCAGTGACACCATCGGCGAGGCCATCAAGAAGGCCTCCACGAAGAACCTCAAGGACGTGGCCGTCTCCGTCCAGGCCGTCTCCGACGACAACGCCCCGCCGACCGGCAAGGACGGCAAGCGCACCACCCTCCTCGACGACAAGCTCGTGAACACCGTCCGCGCGCTGCCCGGCGTGCAGTCCGTACGGCGCAATGTCGCCGGCACGGCGACCCTCGCCGGCCCGGACGGCATCCCGATCGGTAACGGCTGGCAGAACATCGCCACCAACTTCCAGCCGGACAAGGACGGCTACGACGAGCGCTATCCGCTGATGGCGGGCCGCGGACCGGCCGCCGCGAACGAGATCGCGCTGGACGAGGCCACCGCGAAGGCGGCCGGACACAAGGTCGGCGACTCGGTGCGGTTCGCCACCGACGGCCCGGTGCTGACGAAGAAGCTGGTCGGCATCGTCACGACCGAGGACCCGCAGGTCACCGCCGGCGGCAGCCTCGCGCTCTTCGACACCGCCACCGCACAGAAGCTGTATCTGCACCCCGGCCAGTTCGACGAGCTGGTGGTGGGCGCCGCGCCCGGCACCGATCAGCAGGCGCTGACCGGCAAGGTCCGCGAGGTGCTGCCCAAGGACCGCGCCGAGGCGACCAGCGGCACCGAACTCGCCGCCGAGCAGTCCCGGATGATCACCGAACAGAACAAGTCCCTGAGCCAGACGCTGCTGGTCTTCGCCGGGATCGCGCTGTTCGTCGGCATCTTCATCATCGCCAACACCTTCACCATGCTGATCTCCCAGCGCAGCCGGGAGATCGCCCTGCTCCGCGCGGTCGGCGCCTCCCGCCGGCAGGTGGTGCGCTCGGTACTCGCCGAGGCGGGTCTGCTGGGCCTGGTCTCGTCCGTCATCGGGCTCGGGCTGGGCGCCGCGATCGCGGTGGGCCTGCGGGCGGTGCTCGACGCCAACGGCGCGGGCTTCCCCGACGGGCCGGTCATCATCAGCCCGACTGCGGTGCTCTCCTCGCTCGGCGTGGGTGTCGTCGTGACCGTACTGGCCGCCTGGCTGCCGTCCCGCAAGGCAGCGAAGATCGCCCCGGTGGAGGCGCTCAACACCGTCGAGGCGCCGCCCGCGCTGCGCAGTCTGGTGATCCGCAACTCCCTCGGCGCGGTCGTCACCGGCCTCGGCATCGCGGTCATGCTCTACGTCACCACCCTCAAGTCCTCCGACGACCTGCCGGTCGCGATGGCCGGCTCGCTCCTGACGCTGACCGGCGTCATCATCCTGGCGCCGCTGCTGTCCCGGCCCCTGGTCTCGCTGGCGGGCGTGGTCACCACCCGGCTCTTCGGCATCGGCGGCAAGCTGGCCAAGGAGAACGCGCTGCGCAACCCGCGCCGTACGGCGGCCACCGCTTCGGCCCTGATGATCGGCCTCACCCTGATCACCGGCATGACGGTCGTCGGGAACTCGGCACAGCAGGCCATGGACAAGATGACGGCCAACGGCCTGAAGGCCGACTACAAGATCGCGACCTCGACGTACGTCGGTCTGGACACCAAGCTGTCGCAGAAGGTGGCGGACATCCCGGGCGTCGAGGCAATGGCCCCGCTGCGCAACTCCGGTGTCGAGACCGGTGATTCCTCCCTGAACCTGGTCGGCACCGACCTCGCGGCGATCGGCAAGGTCGCCCAACTGGACTTCACGAGCGGCTCGTTGACGGCGTCCGGCGGCGACGGCATCGCGGTCTCCCGGACCGCGGCCAAGGAGCACGGCTGGCAGACCGGCGACACCTTCGATGCGACCTTCTTCGACAAGAAGAAGGCAAAGCTGAAGATCGCCGGGATCTACGCGGACAACCCCGTGGTCGGCGAGGCGATCGGTGCCACGTCGCTGGTGGACCCGCACATGACCGAGCTGAAGAACGACGAGCTGCTGGTCAAGGCCGCTGACGGCCCGGCGGAAGAGCTGGAGAGGCAGATCCGGCACGCCCTCGGCGACAGCCCGCTGCTGAAGGTCCAGGACCACGCCGACCTGCGCAAGGAGAACGCCGGGCAGATCGAGACCGTGCTCTACATCGTCTACGGACTGCTGGGCATGGCCGTGATCATCGCGGTGGTGGGCGTCGTCAACACCCTCGCCATGTCGGTCTTCGAGCGGACCCGCGAGATCGGGATGCTGCGGGCGATCGGACTGGCCCGCAGCGGCATCAAGCAGATGGTCCGGCTGGAGTCGGTGGTCATCTCGCTGTTCGGCGCGGTCCTGGGCATCGGCGTGGGCGTCTTCCTCTCCTGGGCCGGCGGCAACCTGGTCAGCCAGGGGCTCCCGACCTACGAACTGCTGCTGCCCTGGGGCCGGCTCGGGCTGTTCCTGCTGATCGCGCTGGTCGTCGGGGTGCTGGCCGCGCTCTGGCCGGCCCGCCGGGCGGCCCGGCTGAACGTGCTGGAAGCCATCGGCGCACAGTGA
- a CDS encoding carbohydrate ABC transporter permease has translation MTGAVAGKAAARARTPGAPSPGRVLTRLLRWSPLAPATVLLLLFLVGPIGYCVFIAFTDTQLTGQESASFVGLANFRHAFGDPAFRNAVVLTLVFTVLSSVLGQNTLGLALAGLMRRASRPVRSLTGALVICAWVLPEIVAGFLLYTFFERRGTLNALLEWLHLPAQNWLFTLPVLAVSFANVWRGTAFSMLIYSAALAEIPQEVTESAEVDGAGGVRRLWHITLPMIRRSIGTNLMLNTLQTLSVFGLIWAMTRGGPGNRSQTLPVFMYDQAFLKSLIGYGTAVALLLLLVGALFSAVYLRLMREEV, from the coding sequence ATGACCGGCGCCGTCGCCGGGAAAGCCGCGGCCCGCGCCCGGACGCCGGGCGCACCGTCGCCCGGCAGGGTGCTCACCCGTCTGCTGCGCTGGTCCCCGCTCGCCCCGGCCACCGTCCTGCTGCTGCTCTTCCTCGTCGGCCCGATCGGCTACTGCGTCTTCATCGCCTTCACCGACACCCAGCTGACCGGCCAGGAGTCGGCGTCTTTCGTCGGCCTGGCCAACTTCCGGCACGCCTTCGGCGATCCGGCCTTCCGCAACGCCGTGGTGCTGACTCTGGTCTTCACCGTGCTCTCCTCGGTCCTCGGGCAGAACACCCTGGGCCTGGCGCTGGCCGGTCTGATGCGCCGCGCCTCGCGGCCCGTACGGTCGCTGACCGGCGCGCTGGTGATCTGCGCCTGGGTGCTCCCGGAGATCGTCGCGGGCTTCCTGCTCTACACCTTCTTCGAGCGGCGCGGGACCCTCAACGCCCTCTTGGAGTGGCTCCATCTGCCCGCCCAGAACTGGCTGTTCACGCTGCCCGTCCTGGCCGTGTCGTTCGCCAACGTCTGGCGCGGTACGGCCTTCTCGATGCTGATCTATTCCGCGGCGCTCGCCGAGATCCCCCAGGAGGTCACCGAGTCGGCCGAGGTCGACGGGGCGGGCGGGGTGCGGCGGCTGTGGCACATCACGCTGCCGATGATCCGCCGCTCCATCGGCACCAACCTGATGCTCAACACCCTCCAGACGCTCTCCGTCTTCGGGCTGATCTGGGCGATGACACGGGGCGGTCCGGGCAACCGCAGCCAGACGCTGCCGGTGTTCATGTACGACCAGGCGTTCCTGAAGTCCCTGATCGGCTACGGGACCGCGGTGGCGCTGCTGTTGCTGCTGGTGGGCGCGCTGTTCTCGGCCGTCTATCTGCGCCTGATGCGCGAGGAGGTCTGA
- a CDS encoding ATP-dependent 6-phosphofructokinase gives MRIGVLTAGGDCPGLNAVIRSVVHRALTGHDDEVIGFEDGFKGLLEGRFRKLDLDAVSGILARGGTILGSSRLERNRLREACEKSKDLSKDYGIDVLIPIGGEGTLTAARMLADAGMPVVGVPKTIDNDISSTDRTFGFDTAVGVATEAIDRLKTTAESHQRVMVVEVMGRHAGWIALESGMAGGAHGICLPERPFDVNDLVKMVEERFARGKKFAVVCVAEGAHPAEETMDYKKGAIDQFGHERFTGIGNHLAVELEKRLGKEARPVILGHVQRGGTPTAYDRVLATRFGWHAVEAAHRGDFGRMTALRGTDITMVPLHEAVTELKTVPGWRMDEAESVF, from the coding sequence ATGCGTATCGGAGTCCTCACCGCAGGCGGCGACTGTCCTGGCCTGAATGCTGTGATCCGGTCTGTTGTCCACCGCGCCCTCACCGGACACGACGACGAGGTCATCGGCTTCGAGGACGGTTTCAAGGGCCTCCTCGAAGGACGCTTCCGCAAGCTCGATCTCGACGCGGTCAGCGGCATCCTCGCCCGCGGCGGCACCATCCTCGGCTCGTCCCGGCTGGAGCGCAACCGGCTCCGGGAGGCCTGCGAGAAGTCCAAGGACCTCTCCAAGGACTACGGCATCGACGTCCTGATCCCGATCGGCGGCGAGGGCACGCTCACCGCCGCCCGGATGCTGGCGGACGCCGGAATGCCGGTCGTCGGTGTCCCCAAGACCATCGACAACGACATCTCCTCGACCGACCGCACCTTCGGCTTCGACACCGCCGTCGGTGTCGCGACGGAGGCGATCGACCGCCTCAAGACCACCGCCGAGTCGCACCAGCGGGTCATGGTCGTCGAGGTGATGGGACGGCACGCGGGCTGGATCGCGCTGGAGTCCGGGATGGCCGGCGGCGCCCACGGCATCTGTCTGCCCGAGCGTCCCTTCGATGTGAACGACCTGGTCAAGATGGTCGAGGAGCGGTTCGCCCGGGGCAAGAAGTTCGCGGTCGTCTGTGTCGCCGAGGGTGCCCACCCGGCCGAGGAGACCATGGACTACAAGAAGGGCGCAATCGACCAGTTCGGCCACGAGCGGTTCACCGGCATCGGCAACCACCTCGCCGTCGAGCTGGAGAAGCGCCTCGGCAAGGAGGCCCGCCCGGTCATCCTCGGCCACGTCCAGCGCGGCGGCACCCCCACCGCGTACGACCGGGTGCTCGCCACCCGCTTCGGCTGGCACGCCGTCGAGGCCGCGCACCGCGGCGACTTCGGCAGGATGACCGCGCTGCGCGGTACCGACATCACGATGGTGCCGCTGCACGAGGCGGTCACCGAGCTCAAGACGGTGCCCGGCTGGCGGATGGACGAGGCCGAGTCGGTCTTCTGA
- a CDS encoding ABC transporter ATP-binding protein: MSHAAALPGFPGSPAPTRAAVAARATDLSKVYGQGETRVVALDSVSVEFGKARFTAIMGPSGSGKSTLMHCMAGLDAISSGSARIGDVELASLNDKQLTRLRRDKIGFIFQAFNLLPTLTAQENITLPMDIAGRKPDREWLHAVIETVGLSGRLAHRPAQLSGGQQQRVAVARALAAQPEIIFADEPTGNLDSRSGAEVLGFLRESVRAMEQTVVMVTHDPVAAGYADRVVFLADGRIVEELHDPTPDAVLDRMRLFDAKGRTR; this comes from the coding sequence GTGTCCCACGCGGCTGCCCTTCCGGGTTTCCCCGGTTCCCCCGCCCCCACCCGTGCCGCCGTCGCCGCCCGCGCCACGGACCTGAGCAAGGTCTACGGCCAGGGGGAGACGCGTGTGGTCGCGCTGGACTCCGTCTCGGTCGAGTTCGGCAAGGCCCGGTTCACCGCGATCATGGGCCCGTCCGGCTCCGGCAAGTCGACGCTGATGCACTGCATGGCCGGCCTGGACGCGATCTCCTCCGGCTCGGCCCGGATCGGCGACGTGGAGCTGGCGTCGCTGAACGACAAGCAGCTGACGCGGCTGCGCCGGGACAAGATCGGCTTCATCTTCCAGGCGTTCAACCTGCTGCCCACGCTGACGGCGCAGGAGAACATCACGCTGCCGATGGACATCGCGGGCCGCAAGCCCGACCGGGAGTGGCTCCACGCCGTCATCGAGACCGTCGGCCTGTCCGGGCGGCTCGCGCACCGGCCGGCCCAGCTCTCCGGCGGCCAGCAGCAGCGGGTCGCGGTGGCACGGGCGCTGGCCGCCCAGCCGGAGATCATCTTCGCGGACGAGCCGACCGGCAACCTCGACTCCCGCTCGGGTGCCGAAGTGCTGGGCTTCCTGCGGGAGTCGGTGCGGGCGATGGAGCAGACGGTCGTGATGGTCACCCATGACCCGGTCGCCGCGGGCTACGCGGACCGGGTGGTCTTCCTCGCGGACGGCCGGATCGTCGAGGAGCTCCACGACCCGACCCCGGACGCCGTCCTGGACCGGATGCGGCTGTTCGACGCCAAGGGCCGTACGCGCTGA
- the pta gene encoding phosphate acetyltransferase, whose protein sequence is MTRSVYVTGIDRGDGRQVVELGVMELLTRHVDRVGVFRPLTHSDGPDRLFDLLRSRYRLTQSPDSVYGLSYEEAAALQAERGTDELVSRLVERFHAVAREYEYVLVLGSDFAGTNLPAELNLNARLANEFGAAVLAVVGGQGQEAESVRAEARNAYGAYHSMGCDVVAMIVNRIAPEHREAVVDRLAARLPVPCYALPEDGSLSAPTVGQIVHTLGAEVLLGDDSGLARDARDFVFGGAMLPTFLKALTPGALVVTPGDRADLVIGSLAAHSAGAPPIAGVLLTLDERPGPDIMALAARLAPGTPVVSVPGGSFPTAGELFAIEGKLNAASPRKAETALGLFERHVDTVELTNRISVARSGRVTPMMFEHELIERSRSGRRRVVLPEGGEERVLRAADVLLRRDVCDLTLLGEEEAIRKRAADLAIDLAGAQIIDPQTSELRERFAERYAALRAHKGVSVELAFDVVADVSYFGTLMVQEGLADGMVSGAVHSTAATIRPAFEIIKTKPGAQIVSSVFFMCLADRVLVYGDCAVNPDPNAEQLADIAIQSATTAAQFGVEPRIAMLSYSTGTSGSGADVDKVRKATEIVRALRPDLLVEGPIQYDAAVDAAVAQTKLPESDVAGKATVLIFPDLNTGNNTYKAVQRSAGAVAVGPVLQGLRKPVNDLSRGALVQDIVNTVAITAIQAQGAQPGAGHTA, encoded by the coding sequence GTGACGCGCAGCGTGTACGTGACCGGTATCGACCGCGGCGACGGCCGCCAGGTCGTCGAGCTGGGGGTCATGGAGCTGCTGACCCGCCATGTCGACCGAGTGGGGGTCTTCCGCCCGCTGACCCACAGTGACGGGCCCGACCGGCTGTTCGACCTGCTGCGGTCCCGCTACCGGCTCACCCAGTCCCCCGACAGCGTCTACGGCCTCAGCTACGAGGAGGCCGCCGCCCTCCAGGCCGAACGCGGCACCGACGAGCTGGTCTCCCGGCTCGTCGAGCGCTTTCATGCCGTGGCCAGGGAGTACGAATACGTCCTGGTCCTCGGCTCGGACTTCGCGGGCACCAACCTCCCGGCCGAGCTGAACCTCAACGCGCGGCTCGCCAATGAATTCGGCGCCGCCGTGCTGGCCGTCGTCGGCGGCCAGGGCCAGGAGGCCGAGTCCGTACGCGCCGAGGCCCGCAACGCCTACGGCGCCTACCACTCGATGGGCTGCGACGTCGTGGCCATGATCGTCAACCGGATCGCCCCCGAGCACCGCGAGGCCGTCGTCGACCGGCTCGCCGCCCGGCTCCCGGTGCCCTGCTACGCGCTCCCCGAGGACGGCTCGCTCTCCGCGCCGACCGTCGGCCAGATCGTGCACACCCTGGGTGCCGAGGTGCTGCTCGGCGACGACTCGGGTCTCGCCAGGGACGCCCGGGACTTCGTGTTCGGCGGCGCCATGCTGCCGACCTTCCTCAAGGCGCTCACCCCCGGCGCCCTCGTGGTGACCCCCGGGGACCGGGCGGACCTGGTCATCGGCTCGCTCGCCGCGCACAGCGCCGGGGCCCCGCCGATCGCCGGTGTGCTGCTCACCCTCGACGAGCGGCCGGGACCCGACATCATGGCGCTGGCCGCCCGCCTCGCGCCCGGCACCCCGGTGGTCTCCGTACCCGGCGGCTCCTTCCCGACCGCGGGCGAGCTGTTCGCGATCGAGGGCAAGCTGAACGCCGCCTCGCCGCGCAAGGCGGAGACCGCGCTCGGCCTGTTCGAGCGGCATGTGGACACCGTGGAGCTGACGAACCGCATCTCCGTCGCCCGCTCCGGCCGGGTCACGCCGATGATGTTCGAACACGAGCTGATCGAGCGCTCCCGCTCCGGCCGCCGGCGGGTCGTCCTCCCGGAGGGCGGCGAGGAGCGGGTGCTGCGGGCCGCCGACGTGCTGCTGCGCCGCGACGTCTGCGATCTGACGCTGCTGGGCGAGGAGGAGGCGATCCGCAAGCGCGCCGCCGACCTGGCCATCGACCTGGCGGGCGCCCAGATCATCGACCCGCAGACCTCCGAGCTGCGCGAGCGGTTCGCCGAGCGCTACGCCGCGCTGCGCGCCCACAAGGGCGTCAGTGTCGAGCTGGCCTTCGACGTGGTCGCGGATGTCTCCTACTTCGGCACCCTGATGGTCCAGGAGGGCCTGGCCGACGGCATGGTCTCCGGCGCGGTGCACTCCACCGCCGCCACCATCCGGCCCGCCTTCGAGATCATCAAGACCAAGCCGGGCGCCCAGATCGTGTCCTCGGTGTTCTTCATGTGCCTGGCCGACCGCGTCCTGGTCTACGGGGACTGCGCGGTCAACCCGGACCCGAACGCCGAACAGCTGGCGGACATCGCCATCCAGTCGGCCACCACCGCCGCCCAGTTCGGCGTCGAGCCGCGGATCGCGATGCTCTCGTACTCCACCGGTACCTCCGGCTCCGGCGCGGACGTCGACAAGGTCCGCAAGGCCACCGAGATCGTCCGCGCGCTGCGCCCCGACCTGCTGGTCGAGGGCCCGATCCAGTACGACGCGGCGGTGGACGCGGCGGTCGCGCAGACCAAGCTCCCCGAGTCCGACGTGGCCGGCAAGGCGACCGTGCTGATCTTCCCGGACCTCAACACCGGCAACAACACCTACAAGGCCGTGCAGCGCTCGGCCGGTGCGGTCGCCGTCGGCCCGGTCCTCCAGGGTCTGCGCAAGCCGGTCAACGACCTCTCGCGCGGCGCCCTGGTCCAGGACATCGTCAACACCGTGGCCATCACCGCCATCCAGGCCCAGGGCGCCCAGCCCGGCGCCGGCCACACCGCCTGA
- a CDS encoding helix-turn-helix domain-containing protein, translating to MPVNTQAGEPRRPPFDAEAARRLREALGMTPAHVAYGIGAAFGIPISPATVASWEGGRSTPSEAELTALAGALWCAPGELLGAPDTLREYRMTRGLAPADLALRIGMDQAAYECLEAGGRWSGNDRQAAALAEVLDLPLPALIRFTGQDGKLTELLTSAATTRWQAYVRPVGKVVPLPKNRLQDVLQELHAEYQATMTATLNWGGGGSADESGRAGRAFLDGILAEFWARAGTQHP from the coding sequence GTGCCGGTGAATACGCAAGCCGGGGAGCCCCGCAGGCCCCCTTTCGACGCCGAAGCCGCCCGACGGCTCCGCGAGGCCCTCGGCATGACCCCTGCCCATGTCGCCTATGGAATAGGGGCCGCGTTCGGAATACCGATATCGCCCGCGACGGTGGCGTCCTGGGAAGGCGGCCGGAGCACCCCCTCGGAGGCCGAACTGACCGCGCTGGCCGGCGCCCTGTGGTGCGCGCCGGGCGAACTCCTCGGCGCACCGGACACGCTGCGCGAATACCGGATGACACGGGGCCTCGCCCCGGCGGACCTCGCGCTGCGGATCGGCATGGACCAAGCGGCGTACGAGTGTCTGGAGGCGGGCGGGAGGTGGAGCGGCAACGACCGGCAGGCCGCGGCGCTCGCCGAGGTACTGGACCTGCCGCTGCCGGCGCTGATCCGCTTCACCGGCCAGGACGGGAAGCTGACCGAGCTGCTGACCAGCGCCGCCACCACCCGCTGGCAGGCGTATGTCCGGCCGGTCGGCAAGGTCGTACCGCTGCCCAAGAACCGGCTCCAGGACGTTCTCCAGGAGTTGCACGCCGAGTACCAGGCGACCATGACCGCTACGCTCAACTGGGGCGGCGGAGGCAGCGCCGACGAATCCGGCAGGGCGGGACGCGCCTTTCTCGACGGCATCCTGGCGGAATTCTGGGCGCGGGCCGGCACACAGCACCCCTGA
- a CDS encoding carbohydrate ABC transporter permease, which yields MPPSRRLLPRTLWRAPRRGNRHRPAADAGLLAVAVAFAIPLVWLVLSSLDTEATLRVRLPTSPSPDNFSAVLTDEITFTPMLNSLLICGGATLLTVLCAALAAYPLSRFRSRFSRPYLLTILFSTCLPITAVMVPVYALFVQVNLIDTRYGTALFLAAAQLPFAIWLMKNFMDGVPKVLEEAAWTDGASWPQTLLRVILPLMGPGVAVVAIYTFIMMWGNFFVPFMLLLSPEQLPASVSIFNFFGNYGAIAFGELSAFSILYSTPVLVLYILISRRLGGGFALGGAVKG from the coding sequence GTGCCGCCTTCCCGCCGCCTCCTCCCCCGGACTCTTTGGCGCGCTCCCCGCAGGGGGAACCGCCATCGGCCGGCCGCCGACGCCGGACTGCTGGCCGTCGCGGTGGCGTTCGCGATTCCGCTGGTGTGGCTGGTGCTGTCGTCGCTGGACACGGAGGCGACGCTGCGGGTGCGGCTGCCCACGTCCCCCTCGCCGGACAACTTCTCGGCGGTGCTGACCGACGAGATCACCTTCACCCCGATGCTCAACAGCCTGCTGATCTGCGGGGGCGCGACCCTGCTCACGGTGCTCTGCGCGGCGCTCGCCGCCTATCCGCTGTCCCGTTTCCGCTCGCGCTTCTCCCGCCCGTACCTGCTGACGATCCTGTTCTCCACCTGTCTGCCGATCACCGCGGTCATGGTCCCGGTCTACGCGCTGTTCGTGCAGGTGAACCTGATCGACACCCGGTACGGCACCGCACTGTTCCTGGCCGCCGCCCAACTCCCGTTCGCCATCTGGCTGATGAAGAACTTCATGGACGGGGTACCGAAGGTGCTGGAGGAGGCGGCCTGGACGGACGGCGCCTCCTGGCCGCAGACCCTGCTGCGGGTGATCCTGCCGCTGATGGGCCCCGGGGTCGCCGTCGTCGCGATCTACACCTTCATCATGATGTGGGGCAACTTCTTCGTGCCCTTCATGCTGCTGCTCTCCCCGGAGCAACTGCCCGCCTCGGTGAGCATTTTCAATTTCTTCGGCAATTACGGGGCCATTGCCTTCGGTGAACTGTCGGCATTCTCGATCCTGTACTCGACACCGGTGCTCGTGCTGTACATCCTTATCTCCCGGCGGCTCGGCGGCGGCTTTGCGCTCGGTGGTGCGGTGAAGGGCTGA
- a CDS encoding extracellular solute-binding protein, whose translation MRPTAPLILLAAAVVAAGTLTACGSGSGSDKNTVKVAFIKDTNGKVTVRDDYVRLVARQFEKSHPGKKVRLIPIQASENDYYTKIQQMMRSPRTAPDVVYEDTFLVNSDIKAGLLRPLDDHLGTWDDWRQFEPAAKAAAKGQDGRTYGVPDGTDTRGLWFNKKIFKKAGLPADWRPEDWAGVLDAARTIKRRVPGVIPLNVFTGKGAGEAAVMQGFEMLLYGTGEHQLYDPGAKKWVTGTRGFKDSLRFLDTVYKEKLGPDVSDALSPNIQTQVAAELLPEEKLAIDLDGSWLGQQWQKTGGGNPWPAWSATLGQAPFPTQHGTPPGKVSLAGGWTWSVPQKSRQPELAWKLIKTFQSQRNALEWCVRGAQIAVRKDVAADPRYRTSVPGIGFFTGLVKISQYRPALPEYPRVASAIGEAMEAVTSGDASPDKAAADYDAALTSLVGGRTVARP comes from the coding sequence GTGCGCCCCACCGCCCCGCTGATTCTTCTGGCCGCCGCCGTCGTGGCCGCCGGCACGCTCACCGCCTGCGGCAGCGGGTCCGGGAGCGACAAGAACACCGTCAAGGTCGCCTTCATCAAGGACACCAACGGCAAGGTCACCGTCCGGGACGACTATGTCCGCCTCGTGGCACGGCAGTTCGAGAAGAGCCACCCCGGCAAGAAGGTCCGGCTGATCCCGATCCAGGCGTCGGAGAACGACTACTACACCAAGATCCAGCAGATGATGCGCTCCCCGCGGACCGCACCGGACGTGGTCTACGAGGACACCTTCCTGGTCAACTCCGATATCAAGGCGGGGCTGTTGCGTCCGCTGGACGACCACCTCGGCACCTGGGACGACTGGCGGCAGTTCGAGCCGGCCGCGAAGGCCGCGGCCAAGGGGCAGGACGGCAGGACCTACGGCGTCCCGGACGGCACGGACACCCGCGGGCTGTGGTTCAACAAGAAGATCTTCAAGAAGGCGGGACTGCCGGCGGACTGGCGGCCCGAGGACTGGGCCGGGGTGCTGGACGCGGCCCGGACCATCAAGCGCAGGGTCCCCGGTGTCATCCCGCTGAACGTCTTCACCGGCAAGGGCGCGGGCGAGGCCGCCGTGATGCAGGGCTTCGAGATGCTGCTGTACGGCACCGGCGAGCACCAGCTCTACGACCCGGGGGCCAAGAAGTGGGTCACCGGCACCAGGGGCTTCAAGGACAGCCTGCGCTTCCTCGACACGGTCTACAAGGAGAAGCTCGGCCCCGACGTCTCCGACGCGCTCAGCCCCAACATCCAGACTCAGGTGGCCGCCGAGCTGCTGCCCGAGGAGAAGCTCGCCATCGACCTCGACGGCTCGTGGCTGGGCCAGCAGTGGCAGAAGACCGGTGGCGGCAACCCCTGGCCGGCCTGGTCGGCCACGCTCGGCCAGGCGCCGTTCCCCACCCAGCACGGCACCCCGCCCGGCAAGGTCAGCCTGGCCGGCGGCTGGACCTGGTCGGTGCCGCAGAAGTCCCGGCAGCCCGAGCTGGCCTGGAAGCTGATCAAGACCTTCCAGTCGCAGCGGAACGCCCTGGAATGGTGCGTACGGGGCGCCCAGATCGCGGTGCGCAAGGACGTCGCGGCCGACCCGCGCTACCGGACCTCGGTGCCCGGCATCGGCTTCTTCACCGGTCTGGTCAAGATCAGCCAGTACCGGCCCGCCCTCCCCGAGTACCCCCGGGTCGCCTCGGCGATCGGCGAGGCGATGGAGGCGGTCACCTCAGGTGACGCCTCGCCGGACAAGGCCGCCGCGGACTACGACGCGGCGCTGACGTCCCTGGTCGGCGGCCGGACCGTCGCCAGGCCATGA